The following proteins are co-located in the Streptomyces bottropensis ATCC 25435 genome:
- a CDS encoding VOC family protein, translated as MTDALPDRPHNRLLTHLRHVDLAVPDYDKQLDFYAGVWGLTKVAEDSGISFLAAEGSPEQYVVRLRKADEKRLDLVSYGAASAADVDTLAEQLLSTGAQLISQPGKVDTPGGGYGFRFFDGDGRTVEVSAEVEARRHRRIEEKEAIPVRLSHVVLNSPDLDATRAWYERHLGFRLSDTLSSPHMGEVMHFMRISNQHHSMALAKGPHTSLHHVSFEMRGLDEYMRGSGRVIRSGARKIWGPGRHMAGDNTFTYFLDPHGNTVEYTTELEELDEDTWHPHVYDFSRPEVTDQWGTANPMNELVAKESFNDVDPGVFVAPPV; from the coding sequence ATGACCGACGCCCTCCCCGACCGGCCGCACAACCGCCTGCTCACCCACCTGCGGCACGTCGACCTCGCCGTGCCCGACTACGACAAGCAGCTCGACTTCTACGCCGGAGTCTGGGGCCTGACCAAGGTCGCCGAGGACTCGGGCATCTCCTTCCTGGCCGCCGAGGGCAGCCCCGAGCAGTACGTCGTGCGGCTCCGCAAGGCGGACGAGAAGCGGCTCGACCTCGTGTCCTACGGCGCCGCGTCGGCCGCGGACGTGGACACGCTCGCCGAGCAACTCCTCTCGACAGGAGCGCAGTTGATCTCGCAGCCGGGCAAGGTCGACACCCCCGGCGGAGGCTATGGCTTCCGCTTCTTCGACGGCGACGGCCGCACCGTCGAGGTCTCGGCGGAAGTCGAGGCCCGGCGGCACCGGCGTATCGAGGAGAAGGAAGCCATCCCGGTCCGCCTCTCCCACGTCGTCCTCAACTCCCCCGACCTCGACGCCACCCGCGCCTGGTACGAACGCCATCTCGGCTTCCGGCTGTCCGACACGCTCAGCTCCCCACACATGGGCGAGGTCATGCACTTCATGCGGATCAGCAACCAGCACCACTCGATGGCCCTCGCCAAGGGGCCGCACACCTCCCTGCACCACGTCTCGTTCGAGATGCGCGGCCTGGACGAGTACATGCGCGGCTCGGGGCGCGTGATCCGCTCCGGCGCCCGCAAGATCTGGGGGCCGGGCCGGCACATGGCGGGCGACAACACCTTCACGTACTTCCTCGACCCGCACGGCAACACCGTCGAGTACACAACGGAGTTGGAGGAGCTCGACGAGGACACCTGGCATCCGCACGTCTACGACTTCTCCCGGCCCGAGGTCACCGACCAGTGGGGCACGGCGAACCCGATGAACGAGCTGGTCGCCAAGGAGTCCTTCAACGACGTCGATCCCGGCGTCTTCGTCGCCCCACCGGTCTGA